The genomic window GTCCGTTTCACTATGTAACTCTTGCAACGTTTGAGGTGGATGCTTCAAGAAAGGCAATTCAACATTTCCTTCCATACAACATAAAGAAAATATAAGATTGGAGCTACGTCTTGACTTTTCCAAGCATTCATCTAGCCACATCAAGGCCTGACAGTGTAGACATTGGTATATGGAATTTCCAAGATCCAATGTATCTAAAGGATTTATAACATCGTTATTACatcaattataattatatgaCACGggtgtaattttaattttatctacgGATTATTTCTCGTAATAATATACAACATATTATTTCCTGTgataatttgatttgattgatttctAATTATTTACGTACATAAATGATTAAAATATATAACATAAATATCGTAATTATTATAATTCtatgatataattataattaacatattttatcataattaaatattgatttgatataattataatgaaaATACTTTCCtctataattataatttaatcaaatactaataGTAAAACCAAATTACCTAAACAATATTGAACCTATTCTAGTCCTTAGTCAGGTATGGTATAGAATCATTCTTgtaacgacaaccaactgaaaTAACATCGTAAGTTTTAATATTTAGAATTCATGCAAAATCAGACCATCCTCTTGTTAGATAAGCTTCATCATCCGCTATCCATGCAATGCGGCAAGGTATAGAATTAAGAATTGCTACACCGAGAAACCAAACTAACTCTTATTCCCCCTCAATGGCATTGCATGCATGCAAAAGAAAGCTggtaatttctaaaaaaaatcaaaatatgttaAAAAATTATTCTAATAATGAACAGTTTAAactaagaaaatttaaatatattaccaaTCATTGAAATTGCATATCTGAATTTGTCACGAATTTAGCAAAACTAAACTGAAACTGAGGAAATTCAATTTCATTATGTGCTCCACTTCGAAGATTTTCGGGCAGACGTAAAAAGCATGGAGGAGATGGAACTTGAACTTGCCCTATAAAGTTCCATGGATGcaattcctcaatcaaaaatCAAGCTCCTCCTAAGAAATCTAACTTTAACCACATTCCATTGGGTTGGTCATAATAGGTGAGTAGATCCAACCATCCTTCGGTAAAGTAGAGACTATTGCCTCTTCTTTGAATGCTTACATCCATATAGTTGGAACCCGAATCAGAGGTATTTCATGGATGTGATGCATTGTAAATGATTGTGGCAAAAGACAATCGAACTGGAACATTAGACGATAAGAATAACTTAGAGtaacaacaaataaaaaattatcaaaagaataatataatagaatgagtatatgaaaaatattataaaaaattataaattgtaccttaaaaggatcaacttcaataaaaaatgaagaatacattcttattctatgaagtagtaaaaaaaacactaaatataaaattatgaattgaCTCTCAAATTTAGATTCATGTACCACAGGAAAACACTATATATAGAttttagtaaaacaaaaataaatatgtaaattacctattattaaggtaattttttaataatgcattaaattttgatttgatacAATTATAACGCAACTTTCACAATTTTGTGATgacaattttattttctttgatcCGTAAAATCTAAACGGTTTTTGGTTTTGACAAGATTAGATGGCAAGGCTTGTGTTTCTAAGGAGATTATTGAAGACATTGACAAAGAAGACAATAAAATGAGCTTTAGAGTGTTGGAAGGAGACTTGCTGAACCACTACAAGAGCTTCAAGTTCTTGCTTCATGCTGTTCCCAAGAAAGATGGAGGAAGCATGGTGCACTGGACCATGGAATATGAAAAGATCAATGACAACACTTCTGATCCTCACACTTTGATGCAGTTGCTAGTTGATATGAGCAAACAGATTGAAGCTCACCTTATTTCCTAAGGCTGTTGAAAAAGTGATGAATAATTCACATCAAAGTAATGGTGAATTTGAAGCTGGATAATTGGagctatataataatattattatgatgTGCCCTCATGTATCTTTGCTAAAATAATGGGCAATGGCATAAGCTACTATATATACTATACTAAGCTTGTTGAGCCGAGATGCATGTTTCATCTCCTACGttcaataataaataataaatgattAAGTTGTCGTGTGAAAATGAGATACTATATTGCCGAAAAATACTTGAACGTTTCAGACAGAAAATTTATTCCCTTATTCTAAGACACTTAGGTAGCATTTATTTTGAGAAAATGGAATTTGAATTAGGATATTGAGATTTAATACTGTGTTTATTAGTAGTTATAAACTGAAACTAAAATTTTGGTGATTATATCTGTAATTTATGTTTTGATTCTTGTCCTTTTATACTGATGATTCTCTTCCTTTTTTCGTGTATCTCTATAGATtttatctcttttctcttttttttctttgatgtTGCTGAAAAAAATTTAGTTTCTTTCAAGTTTATTTGATTAGTTAAATCCGATTTTGCAATTTTATTTAGTAATCTAGAATCTTAACTTTACGAACTGAGTTTGAATTTATTGTGATTGTTGTGTGTACATGATTGATTGTGCGTGAATTTATGTCTTATTATACCTCAAAAATTTCAATCTTTACATCAATGATTTTAGTTTTTTCATCAATGGTTTAAATGTCTTATTAtgcttatatttttattttctttaattaataagagtattttaatattttttaaaattttaatctcTATATTTATTGTAAAAAGTTTGTGAATTATGGAAGGTTGGAGAATATGATGAACAGTGAGAAAAAAGAGGCAGACAAAGAAAAATGACATAAAAAAACTTGCTTGCTAAATTAGAATGAATGATCACAAAAATGAGTATGACTATATAGAGACTATTTGTAAAACTAATTAACTATGATTAGTTCTAAACTATTTTTTAACTATAGTTTTAACAGATTTCTAACCATGATATAACAACTAACTAACTAGGATTAAAGACTAAAATAAATTCTATATCAACTAACATTCTCCCTCAAACTAGAGGTGTGGATGTCTAGCAACCCTAATTTGGAATAGCAGAAAAAGAAGGGTCCTGGAGCCAGTGTCTTGGTAAGCAAATGTGTTGTTCAGTTAGCAGAATAGGTAACAATTTGAGAATCCCTTCATTGGCCTTATCTCATACAATGTGGCAGTCAACCTGTATATGTTTGGTGCATT from Arachis ipaensis cultivar K30076 chromosome B09, Araip1.1, whole genome shotgun sequence includes these protein-coding regions:
- the LOC110266548 gene encoding LOW QUALITY PROTEIN: MLP-like protein 43 (The sequence of the model RefSeq protein was modified relative to this genomic sequence to represent the inferred CDS: deleted 1 base in 1 codon), coding for MATSQVQKIETEFHIKADAKEFYDVFCNKTHHVAKVCPDKVQASVVIHEGGWGTERSIISWSYVHDGKACVSKEIIEDIDKEDNKMSFRVLEGDLLNHYKSFKFLLHAVPKKDGGSMVHWTMEYEKINDNTSDPHTLMQLLVDMSKQIEAHLIS